In a genomic window of Gossypium arboreum isolate Shixiya-1 chromosome 7, ASM2569848v2, whole genome shotgun sequence:
- the LOC108470092 gene encoding cytochrome b561 domain-containing protein At2g30890-like, which translates to MQVLVGKLFPFTMFICLMNIIVLPLVSSSSQQHVKSIDSIADKKDSIHKVSHKLMFEIRLHGFLLWASMGFLMPLGILAIRMSNRQECGTRLKILFYVHVVSQILSLLISTAGAVMSVKNFNNSFNNHHQRLGLALYGIIWLQALTGVLRPCRGSKGRSGWFFAHRLLGTAISILGIINIYTGLRAYHEKTSRSIKPWTIVLTAEISLIAFVYLFQDKWLYIQKQGLILGDESVTPK; encoded by the exons ATGCAAGTTCTGGTCGGGAAACTGTTCCCTTTCACCATGTTTATATGTCTTATGAACATAATTGTTCTGCCATTAGTCAGCTCGTCATCTCAACAACATGTGAAGTCCATTGACAGCATTGCAGATAAAAAGGATAGCATTCATAAG GTGAGTCATAAACTGATGTTTGAGATTAGACTACATGGATTCCTCCTTTGGGCATCAATGGGGTTTTTGATGCCTCTTGGGATACTTGCTATTCGAATGTCAAATAGACAAGAATGTGGAACAAGGCTTAAGATTCTTTTCTATGTTCATGTAGTTTCACAG atccTTTCTCTACTTATTTCAACAGCTGGGGCAGTCATGTCTGTCAAAAACTTCAATAATTCCTTCAACAATCATCACCAAAGACTAGGGTTAGCTTTATATGGTATCATATGGTTACAAGCCTTGACTGGGGTTCTTCGCCCATGCAG GGGATCCAAGGGAAGAAGTGGATGGTTTTTTGCACATCGGTTACTGGGAACTGCAATTTCCATTTTAGGTATAATCAACATTTACACTGGATTGAGGGCGTATCATGAAAAGACATCAAGAAGCATAAAGCCTTGGACCATAGTTTTGACTGCAGAAATCTCTTTGATTGCTTTCGTTTACTTGTTTCAAGACAAATGGTTGTATATTCAAAAGCAAGGACTTATTTTGGGAGATGAATCAGTAACACCTAAATAA